The following is a genomic window from Terriglobales bacterium.
CGGCGAACATCATCGACGTCGGCTACGGGCACGAAGAGGTCGCCGCCGCCATCCGCTGCGCCGTCTCGCCGGAGTTCCGCGCCGATCTGCGCGACAGCCGCAGCCCCTACGGCGAGGGCGACGCTTCCGCCTGCATCGTGGAGCGCCTGAAATCCGTGCCCCTGGATGCCAAGCTGATCCGCAAGCGGTTCATCGACGCGCGCAACAGGGGATGAGGAACGTAGGAGACTATGCAGATCGATCTTGTTAACCGGCTGGTTCGATGTCCCCAGTGCGGCCGCTCGGAGTGGAAGAGCGCGGATGCGGCAACGCTGCGCTGTCCCTGTGGAGGCCGCATGGCAGTCGACGGGCCGGTCGTCCTCTCGCCGGAAGCTGCCGCCAACGATGCCGCCCGCTTCTACGCGGCCGCCGGCGGCACGCACCTCGCCAATGTGCGTTTCGCCGACAACGTCCAGGTCAGCAGCGCGACCCGCGCCTACCGCCGGTGTCTGGACGAGTGGTTTCCGCAGCGCCTGGGAACCGTGGTCGATCTGGGTTGCGGAGACGGGCGGATCACGCGTTGGGCCATGGAGAAGGGGGCAATCACGGTGGTGGCCCTCGACTTCATCAAGGCTAACCTCGACGCCGTCCGGTCTACGGCCTCGGCTGTGGGCTTCCCGGGCGAGCTTCTCCTGGTCGGCGCCGGCGTCGTGGACGGCTTTCTGCGGCCAGCGGCGTTCGACACGGTGCTGTGCTTCGAGGTGCTCTCCTACCTGTGCGGGGCGAAGGACCGGGTTGACGTACTCCGATCACTAAGAACTCTTCTCAAGCCCGGCGGCACCCTGGTGCTATCGGAGTTCCCGCGCCATGGACGGGTTCTGGCGGACGTCGTCGCCATGAACGTGGACAACATGCGGCGCACCGCCTTCCAGGGCAAGCGGCTGGAGAAGTCGGCCGCGACCAGCGTGGAGGTGACGCATCCGACCCTGGAAGAACTCCGGCAGGATTGCGCGGCCGCCGGCTTCACAGTGGTGGAGGCCCGCGGCGTTTCTCCCATCTCCATGCTCTTCCAGCATGCCTACAACTTCACCAGCTATCCCTTGCGCCCGCCGCTGGATGCGGAGATGCAGCGGATCATCGAGCGACTGGAAGACGGTTCCTGCGAACCCTGCGAACTTTCCCGCAACGTGGTCTTGCGACTTCAGGATTCCGGGCAATGCCTCTGACCGCGCTGAGTCCCGACGATCCTCG
Proteins encoded in this region:
- a CDS encoding DUF1922 domain-containing protein gives rise to the protein MQIDLVNRLVRCPQCGRSEWKSADAATLRCPCGGRMAVDGPVVLSPEAAANDAARFYAAAGGTHLANVRFADNVQVSSATRAYRRCLDEWFPQRLGTVVDLGCGDGRITRWAMEKGAITVVALDFIKANLDAVRSTASAVGFPGELLLVGAGVVDGFLRPAAFDTVLCFEVLSYLCGAKDRVDVLRSLRTLLKPGGTLVLSEFPRHGRVLADVVAMNVDNMRRTAFQGKRLEKSAATSVEVTHPTLEELRQDCAAAGFTVVEARGVSPISMLFQHAYNFTSYPLRPPLDAEMQRIIERLEDGSCEPCELSRNVVLRLQDSGQCL